The proteins below come from a single Sporosarcina sp. FSL K6-3457 genomic window:
- the trpS gene encoding tryptophan--tRNA ligase, whose protein sequence is MKTIFSGVQPTGIVTLGNYIGAFRQFTELQHEQQCLFCIVDQHAITIQQDPTELAKAIRSLAALYVATGIDPEKAVLFIQSEVPAHAQAGWIMQCISYIGELERMTQFKDKSDGKEGVSSALLTYPPLMAADILLYNTDIVPVGDDQKQHVELTRDLAERFNKRYGEVLTIPEIRIPKNGARIKSLQEPLKKMSKSDPNKKGTISLLDTPKEIEKKIKSAVTDSDGVVAYDVENKPGVSNLLTIESALSGVSIEDLVAKYEGLGYGAFKAGVAETVINHLAPIQERYYELLESPVLDDILDKGAAKAHAIASATLGRMEAAMGLGRKR, encoded by the coding sequence ATGAAAACCATTTTTTCAGGCGTACAGCCGACAGGCATCGTAACGCTTGGCAACTACATCGGGGCGTTCCGACAATTTACAGAGTTACAACACGAACAGCAATGCCTATTTTGTATCGTTGATCAGCATGCGATTACCATTCAACAAGATCCAACGGAGTTGGCAAAAGCAATCCGTTCGCTCGCTGCACTCTATGTAGCAACTGGCATTGATCCAGAAAAAGCAGTATTGTTCATCCAGTCCGAAGTCCCAGCACACGCACAAGCTGGATGGATTATGCAATGCATTTCGTATATTGGAGAACTGGAGCGCATGACACAGTTCAAAGACAAATCAGATGGAAAAGAAGGCGTTTCTTCGGCACTTCTCACATATCCACCATTAATGGCTGCCGATATTCTTCTATATAACACGGATATCGTTCCAGTCGGTGATGATCAGAAGCAACATGTTGAATTGACACGTGATCTGGCCGAGCGCTTTAACAAACGTTACGGGGAAGTACTAACGATTCCTGAAATTCGCATTCCGAAAAACGGTGCACGCATTAAATCGCTTCAAGAACCTTTGAAAAAAATGAGTAAATCCGATCCGAATAAAAAAGGCACAATTTCTCTTCTAGATACACCAAAAGAAATTGAGAAAAAAATTAAAAGTGCAGTCACCGATTCCGACGGTGTTGTAGCATATGACGTAGAAAATAAGCCTGGCGTCTCAAACTTGCTCACAATTGAATCGGCACTTAGCGGCGTTTCTATTGAAGATCTTGTTGCGAAATATGAAGGACTCGGCTACGGTGCATTCAAAGCAGGCGTTGCTGAAACAGTCATCAACCATCTGGCTCCAATTCAGGAAAGATATTACGAGCTTCTTGAATCACCTGTCCTTGATGACATTCTTGACAAAGGTGCAGCAAAAGCCCATGCCATCGCATCCGCTACCCTCGGGAGGATGGAAGCCGCGATGGGACTCGGACGTAAACGGTAA
- a CDS encoding DUF3899 domain-containing protein: MNKISRNFFIAQIISIFIMLVYFKEMTLLSYINSSFLVGGTIIFIGLVSFVFSTGFFDVFTVTMRKAVTPKRRMKDITSMRKPSEVFSAPVSPLIGSGALVLFVMGIGLVIFYL, from the coding sequence TTGAATAAAATTAGTAGAAATTTCTTTATTGCACAAATTATAAGTATCTTCATTATGCTTGTTTATTTTAAGGAGATGACATTACTCTCTTATATAAATTCATCATTCCTTGTTGGAGGAACTATTATTTTTATCGGTCTAGTTTCTTTTGTTTTCTCAACTGGTTTTTTTGATGTATTCACTGTCACAATGAGGAAAGCTGTAACGCCGAAACGCCGGATGAAAGATATCACGTCCATGCGAAAGCCTTCTGAAGTTTTTTCAGCACCTGTCTCACCTTTAATAGGAAGTGGTGCTCTTGTCTTATTTGTCATGGGCATTGGGCTTGTTATTTTTTACCTCTAA
- a CDS encoding beta-ketoacyl-ACP synthase III has protein sequence MNAGLIGVGKYVPSQILTNADLEKRMDTSDEWIRTMTGIEERRIADDSMDTSDMAYNAAVEAIRHAGIKAEEIGLILVATVTPDRPFPSVSTMIQERLGAKNAAAMDISAACAGFMYGVVTAKQFVESGVYDYILVVGVEKLSKITDWEDRNTAVLFGDGAGAAIVGKVSEGRGILSFELGADGSGGKHLYQDKYLHMNGREVFKFAVRQMGESAVNVIEKAGLEKEDVDFLIPHQANIRIMEASRERLGLPVEKMSKTVHKYGNTSAASIPISLVDDLAEGRVKDDDILVMVGFGGGLTWGALCIKWGR, from the coding sequence ATGAATGCTGGTCTTATTGGCGTCGGTAAATACGTACCGTCACAAATTTTGACGAATGCGGACCTTGAAAAACGTATGGATACATCGGATGAATGGATTCGAACGATGACCGGTATAGAAGAGAGACGGATTGCGGATGATTCAATGGATACATCTGACATGGCTTATAATGCAGCGGTAGAAGCGATTCGACATGCTGGGATTAAAGCAGAGGAAATTGGCTTAATACTTGTTGCGACAGTTACACCGGATCGTCCATTTCCGTCTGTGTCAACGATGATACAAGAACGTTTAGGCGCAAAAAATGCTGCTGCAATGGATATTTCTGCGGCATGTGCGGGCTTCATGTATGGAGTTGTGACAGCGAAGCAGTTTGTGGAGTCAGGTGTCTATGATTATATACTTGTTGTAGGCGTTGAAAAATTATCTAAAATCACGGATTGGGAAGATCGCAATACAGCTGTTTTATTTGGCGATGGCGCTGGAGCGGCAATTGTTGGTAAGGTAAGTGAAGGTCGAGGAATTTTATCATTTGAACTTGGAGCGGATGGCAGTGGGGGGAAACATCTGTACCAAGATAAGTATCTTCATATGAATGGTCGCGAAGTATTTAAATTCGCTGTTCGTCAAATGGGTGAATCAGCTGTCAATGTTATTGAAAAAGCAGGACTGGAGAAGGAAGATGTCGATTTCTTAATTCCACACCAGGCCAATATCCGTATTATGGAGGCTTCTCGTGAGCGTCTTGGCTTACCGGTTGAAAAGATGTCGAAAACGGTTCATAAATATGGCAATACCTCGGCAGCCTCGATTCCAATTTCACTTGTTGATGATTTAGCTGAAGGTCGAGTGAAGGATGATGATATACTTGTGATGGTCGGATTTGGTGGAGGTCTCACATGGGGTGCTTTGTGCATTAAGTGGGGAAGATAA
- a CDS encoding metal-sulfur cluster assembly factor gives MDEAMKESMMGALENVIDPELGVDIVNLGLVYDVELDEAGTSKVTMTLTSIGCPMGPQIIANIKQELMELPEVKDVDVNVIWNPPWSRDMMSRYAKMALGVR, from the coding sequence ATGGATGAGGCGATGAAAGAAAGCATGATGGGTGCTCTAGAAAATGTCATTGATCCAGAGCTAGGTGTCGATATTGTCAACTTAGGACTTGTTTACGATGTTGAGTTGGACGAAGCGGGTACGTCAAAAGTGACGATGACACTTACATCAATAGGCTGTCCAATGGGGCCGCAAATTATTGCGAATATAAAACAAGAACTGATGGAGCTTCCAGAAGTTAAGGATGTAGATGTCAATGTGATCTGGAATCCACCATGGTCAAGAGATATGATGTCGCGCTATGCAAAAATGGCGCTCGGTGTACGATAA
- a CDS encoding YjzD family protein — protein MRYIMTLFWAFALVAMLNYVAGSIANVEFNFSAGIIVAVVAALLVIFIGEALPEGEIADH, from the coding sequence ATGAGATATATCATGACACTCTTTTGGGCTTTCGCTTTAGTCGCGATGTTAAACTACGTTGCCGGATCAATCGCCAACGTTGAGTTCAATTTTTCAGCAGGTATAATCGTTGCGGTTGTCGCCGCGCTATTAGTCATCTTCATTGGTGAGGCTTTGCCAGAAGGCGAGATTGCTGATCATTAA
- a CDS encoding peptide ABC transporter substrate-binding protein translates to MKNHKFMWLMSILLVLSAFLAACGDKKEEDAGAKDPVKEEDKPASEAPAEELPQVLNLIELAEIPSVDSSLAEDAVGFNVLNNIMEGLYRLDADSMPTPGMADGDAEISEDGLTYTFKIRDAQWSNGTPVTAHDFVYAWQRAVDPDTGSPYGPFLMAGMIKNATEIGEGTAELADLGVTAVDDKTLVVELERPVAYFLSLMSFGTFYPLNEEFVTEQGDAYATTSDNMIYNGPFELSAWDGTGNWKYVKNEKYWDAATVQLEEINVDVVKETSTAVQLYEQGKKDRVTLSAEYAMQYQDDPNVINELETAVFYFKLNQERNGEATPFANADIRKAFARAFDKEEMAEAVLANGSIAANFLVAKEFTYDENGKDFRELSGEHTAYNPEEAQEYWAKGLEALGVDKLEIEILGGDTENAKKQQEWFKSQFEKNLPGLTIKLKEVPFSVRLDLDNASDYDVQSAGWGPDFQDPISFIELFVTTSPQNKMNYSNAEYDALVESTKTTLANDPVARFEAFAKAEKLLLDEDTAVVPQYQRGRMVLMNPNVKGLATHPFGGDYSYKWTYIAE, encoded by the coding sequence TTGAAAAACCACAAATTTATGTGGCTTATGAGCATTTTGCTCGTATTAAGCGCATTCCTTGCAGCGTGTGGCGACAAAAAAGAAGAAGATGCAGGCGCTAAAGATCCGGTTAAGGAAGAAGACAAACCGGCAAGCGAAGCACCAGCGGAAGAGCTTCCACAGGTATTGAACTTGATTGAATTGGCAGAAATTCCATCTGTTGACTCATCACTTGCAGAAGATGCTGTTGGTTTCAACGTATTGAACAACATCATGGAAGGACTTTACCGTCTAGATGCAGACAGTATGCCAACACCTGGTATGGCTGATGGCGACGCTGAAATTAGTGAAGACGGACTAACGTACACGTTCAAAATACGTGATGCACAATGGTCGAATGGTACACCTGTTACAGCACATGACTTCGTATATGCTTGGCAACGTGCTGTTGACCCAGATACTGGTTCTCCTTATGGACCATTCTTGATGGCTGGTATGATTAAAAATGCAACTGAAATCGGTGAAGGAACTGCTGAACTAGCAGATCTTGGCGTTACAGCAGTAGATGACAAAACACTTGTTGTTGAGCTTGAGCGTCCAGTGGCTTACTTCTTGTCACTTATGTCATTCGGTACATTCTACCCACTTAACGAAGAATTTGTAACTGAACAAGGCGATGCATATGCAACGACTTCTGATAATATGATTTATAACGGTCCATTCGAACTATCTGCTTGGGATGGAACAGGTAACTGGAAATATGTTAAAAACGAAAAGTACTGGGATGCTGCAACAGTACAACTTGAAGAAATCAACGTTGACGTTGTAAAAGAAACTTCAACAGCTGTTCAATTATATGAACAAGGTAAAAAAGACCGTGTAACACTATCGGCTGAATATGCAATGCAATATCAAGATGATCCAAACGTTATCAATGAGCTTGAAACAGCAGTATTCTATTTCAAACTTAACCAAGAACGTAATGGTGAAGCTACACCATTTGCAAACGCAGACATCCGTAAAGCATTTGCACGTGCGTTTGACAAAGAAGAAATGGCAGAAGCAGTACTTGCAAACGGTTCTATCGCGGCTAATTTCCTAGTTGCAAAAGAATTCACATATGATGAAAACGGTAAAGATTTCCGTGAGCTTAGTGGAGAGCACACTGCTTATAATCCAGAAGAAGCACAAGAGTACTGGGCAAAAGGTCTAGAGGCACTTGGTGTAGATAAATTAGAAATTGAAATTCTTGGCGGAGACACTGAAAACGCTAAGAAACAACAAGAATGGTTCAAATCACAATTTGAGAAAAACCTTCCAGGTTTGACAATCAAATTAAAAGAAGTACCATTCTCTGTACGTCTTGATCTTGACAATGCTAGTGACTATGACGTTCAATCAGCTGGATGGGGCCCTGACTTCCAGGATCCAATTTCGTTCATCGAATTGTTTGTAACAACTAGTCCACAAAACAAAATGAACTACTCTAACGCTGAATACGATGCACTTGTTGAATCTACAAAAACAACACTTGCAAACGATCCAGTTGCACGTTTTGAAGCATTCGCAAAAGCTGAAAAACTTCTTCTTGACGAAGATACAGCTGTAGTTCCACAGTACCAACGTGGAAGAATGGTTCTTATGAATCCTAATGTAAAAGGTCTTGCTACACACCCATTCGGTGGAGACTATAGCTACAAATGGACATATATCGCTGAATAA
- the opp3C gene encoding oligopeptide ABC transporter permease — translation MTNNMEKFPKDSFERITIDSSHAEKISKPSLSFWQDAWLRIRKNKAAIVSMFILIFILFMAFAGPFMVEHDPEEVRVPHANLPPKVPGLEKLGIFDGVGKLGSKTLDLYEVKKVDEYYWFGTDSLGRDLFSRMWKGTQISLLIAFVAAVIDVVIGVIYGGISGYYGGRTDDIMQRIVEILIGIPTLVIVILMILIMEPGILSIIIAISITGWIGMSRIVRGQVLKYKNLEFVLAAKTLGASDTRIIGKHLLPNLMAIIIINMMFTIPTAIFFEAFLSFIGLGLQAPHASLGTLINDGYKFLSYQPYMLFFPAALLSLLMIAFNLIGDGLRDALDPKMKD, via the coding sequence ATGACGAATAATATGGAGAAATTCCCAAAGGATTCATTTGAACGGATTACAATTGATAGTTCACATGCAGAGAAAATTTCAAAACCGAGTTTGAGCTTTTGGCAGGATGCTTGGCTGCGTATCCGTAAAAATAAAGCAGCGATTGTCAGTATGTTTATCCTGATTTTTATCTTGTTCATGGCTTTTGCTGGGCCATTTATGGTTGAACATGATCCGGAGGAAGTCAGAGTACCGCATGCTAATTTACCTCCTAAGGTGCCTGGGCTTGAAAAGTTAGGGATTTTTGATGGGGTCGGTAAACTGGGTTCAAAAACACTTGACCTTTACGAAGTAAAGAAAGTCGATGAGTACTATTGGTTTGGGACAGATAGTCTTGGGCGTGATTTATTTTCACGAATGTGGAAAGGGACACAAATTTCCTTACTTATTGCTTTTGTAGCAGCCGTCATTGACGTAGTGATAGGTGTTATTTATGGGGGGATTTCCGGTTATTATGGGGGTAGAACCGATGATATTATGCAACGTATTGTCGAAATATTGATTGGAATTCCAACGCTAGTCATTGTTATCCTCATGATTTTGATCATGGAGCCAGGGATTTTATCAATCATCATTGCGATATCGATAACCGGTTGGATTGGGATGTCACGGATTGTGCGTGGACAAGTGCTGAAGTATAAAAATTTAGAATTTGTCTTGGCAGCTAAAACACTTGGTGCTAGTGATACACGGATTATTGGTAAGCATTTACTGCCGAACTTGATGGCGATTATTATCATTAATATGATGTTCACGATTCCAACTGCTATTTTCTTTGAGGCATTTTTAAGCTTCATTGGGCTTGGGCTTCAAGCTCCACATGCATCTTTAGGAACGCTTATTAATGATGGTTATAAGTTCCTATCTTATCAGCCGTATATGCTGTTTTTCCCAGCAGCTCTTTTGAGTTTACTAATGATTGCGTTCAACTTAATCGGAGACGGCTTGCGTGATGCACTGGATCCGAAAATGAAAGATTAA
- the opp3b gene encoding oligopeptide ABC transporter permease: MAKYITKRIAYMFLSLFLIASFTFVLMKMLPGSPLASAAKLSIEQREAVYEKYGLNDPIPVQYVRYMGNLAKGDFGESFQYKNIDVKDLIIKKLKVSTLLGTQALIFGTLIGIVLGMIAALKQNTVWDYGSTIIAIIGISVPSFVFAVLLQYVFAVHFEWLPVGLWEGWKSSILPSIALAMGPIAIAARFIRTEMIEVLSSDYILLAKAKGANGFEIAFKHAFRNALIPLITILGPVAAGLLTGSLVVEQIFAVPGIGEQFVKSIHTDDYAIIMGTTMFFSIFLIVIILIVDILYGIIDPRIRLSGGSK; encoded by the coding sequence ATGGCAAAGTATATTACAAAACGTATAGCTTATATGTTCCTATCACTATTTCTCATTGCGTCATTTACATTTGTGCTTATGAAAATGCTTCCAGGGTCCCCGTTAGCTTCCGCAGCAAAATTATCCATTGAGCAAAGAGAGGCTGTCTATGAAAAGTATGGCTTGAATGATCCAATTCCGGTGCAATATGTCCGGTATATGGGGAACCTGGCTAAAGGCGACTTCGGTGAATCATTCCAATATAAAAATATCGATGTAAAGGATTTAATCATCAAAAAGTTAAAAGTCTCGACTCTTCTAGGTACCCAAGCACTTATTTTTGGGACATTGATCGGTATTGTTCTAGGAATGATTGCAGCTTTAAAACAAAACACAGTTTGGGATTACGGCAGTACAATTATAGCGATTATTGGGATATCGGTTCCCTCGTTTGTTTTCGCAGTACTGTTACAATATGTCTTTGCAGTGCACTTTGAATGGTTACCGGTTGGGTTATGGGAAGGATGGAAATCGAGTATTCTACCATCTATCGCATTAGCTATGGGACCTATCGCAATCGCAGCAAGATTTATCCGAACTGAAATGATTGAAGTATTAAGCTCGGACTATATTTTATTGGCAAAAGCGAAGGGCGCCAATGGGTTTGAAATCGCTTTCAAGCATGCGTTCCGTAATGCGCTTATTCCGCTTATTACGATACTTGGTCCAGTTGCAGCAGGATTATTGACAGGATCATTGGTCGTTGAGCAGATTTTCGCGGTACCAGGTATTGGTGAACAGTTCGTAAAATCTATCCATACGGATGATTATGCGATTATTATGGGTACGACGATGTTCTTCTCCATTTTCTTGATTGTAATTATTTTAATTGTGGATATTCTTTATGGGATTATTGACCCGCGTATCCGTTTGTCTGGAGGTTCCAAGTAA
- the fabF gene encoding beta-ketoacyl-ACP synthase II: MEKRRVVVTGIGAISPVGNSAEESWQSVLAGKSGVGPLTRLDSEQFPVKVAAEVKDFDIEEYISRKDARKMDRFTHYALAASVMAMKDANLELEGDLALRTGVWIGSGIGGMETHEQQFKTFLEKGYRRVSPFFVPMMIPDMASGQVSIHLGAKGINSCTVTACASGTNSIGDAFEVIRRGDADVMITGGAEAPITTMSVAGFCANTALSLNPDPATASRPFDAERDGFVIGEGAGILILEEYEHAIARGAKIYAELVGYGSTGDAHHITAPAPGGEGGARAMAQAIEQSAVNPNQIDYINAHGTSTPYNDLFETMAAKTVFGEHAYKLAMSSTKSMTGHLLGAAGGLEAIFTVKALQEGILPPTTNFVNADPECDLDYVTEGARKADIEYAMSNSLGFGGHNASLVFKKI; the protein is encoded by the coding sequence ATGGAAAAAAGACGTGTAGTAGTAACAGGAATCGGAGCTATTTCTCCGGTCGGGAATTCAGCTGAGGAGTCATGGCAATCGGTTTTAGCAGGGAAATCTGGTGTTGGGCCATTAACGAGGCTCGACAGTGAGCAGTTTCCAGTGAAAGTAGCGGCAGAAGTAAAGGATTTTGATATAGAAGAATATATTTCGCGTAAAGATGCGCGTAAAATGGATCGTTTCACACATTATGCGCTAGCAGCTTCCGTTATGGCTATGAAAGATGCCAATCTTGAACTTGAGGGTGACTTGGCATTGCGGACGGGTGTTTGGATTGGCTCTGGAATCGGTGGAATGGAGACACATGAACAGCAATTCAAGACATTCCTTGAAAAAGGCTATCGTCGTGTCAGTCCGTTTTTCGTTCCGATGATGATTCCAGATATGGCTTCGGGTCAAGTATCGATTCATCTGGGTGCGAAGGGCATTAACTCTTGTACGGTAACAGCTTGTGCGTCTGGTACAAACTCTATTGGAGATGCGTTTGAAGTAATTCGCCGTGGAGATGCAGATGTGATGATTACGGGCGGAGCGGAAGCACCGATTACGACGATGTCGGTTGCTGGTTTTTGTGCCAATACTGCGTTGTCATTGAATCCGGATCCGGCGACGGCTTCACGTCCATTCGATGCAGAGCGTGATGGTTTTGTAATTGGTGAAGGTGCGGGTATTTTGATTCTTGAAGAATATGAACATGCAATAGCTCGCGGTGCGAAAATCTATGCTGAACTAGTTGGCTATGGTTCAACAGGCGATGCGCATCATATTACGGCACCAGCTCCAGGTGGAGAAGGCGGTGCACGCGCAATGGCACAGGCGATTGAACAAAGTGCTGTTAATCCAAATCAAATTGACTATATCAATGCACATGGAACAAGTACGCCGTATAATGATTTATTCGAAACAATGGCGGCGAAAACGGTTTTCGGCGAGCATGCGTATAAGCTTGCGATGAGTTCGACGAAATCCATGACAGGCCATTTACTTGGTGCGGCAGGTGGACTGGAAGCAATTTTCACAGTGAAGGCGTTGCAGGAAGGCATTTTGCCTCCGACAACGAATTTTGTCAATGCAGATCCAGAATGTGATCTTGATTATGTGACAGAAGGTGCACGTAAAGCGGACATCGAGTATGCGATGAGCAACTCACTAGGCTTCGGCGGACATAACGCATCACTTGTTTTTAAAAAGATCTAA